Part of the Actinomycetota bacterium genome, AACTACATGGCTTGCAACCCTTAGCTGAGCTAAAAGCCCTTATCTATATGAATCTGCTTAGCGAACCCTCCTTTACAAAACGCTTTGATGCTATTTCGATCCTTCTATTTCTATCTATAAAATACAAAAACCGACCCTTAAAACTTGAGGGTCGGTTTCACTACTAGCTCCAGCATGTCCAAGTGACCACATAGAGACATGCCTTCATTGCTACCCAATCATTTAGTGTGACCTGAATAAGCTGAATCATCCTAAATCATTAGGGCTCAGTTATCTAGGCAAATAGCCATTGACTGCTAGGATATCAAGCTATCGTTAAATAATCGTTAAAAATGATATCTTTGTGCTGCGAGTTTTTGATTTTTTCAAAAATAAGTCCGGCATGTAGTGCTCCATCACATGTTTTATGAATTGTCGTTCTGAACGAAACGAAGAATCTCATACATGCTGCGTTGAGCTGTAGCTTGAGATTCTTCGGTCGCTGTCGCTCCCTTAGAATGACAAGTTCTAATCAATGCATGTGTGATGCTGTAGTAGTTGTGCTGAGGCTTAACGTTATGCATGGCCCGGCCATACATCGGGCACATGTGGACATCTAAGGAGGGTTAGGTAATTAGGGTGGTTGCGGGCAATTCCCGCAGATCAATTTCGACCTGTCGCGCACGAAAGCGATCGTTCATGTGGTTGAATAAGTCTATACTCTGCTTCAAATACCGGGTCGCGGAATCGATGTCTCCCCTCGCTTTTGAAACTAGACCATTAGCCCATGCAACCCAGGCCGGCGTAGAATAACAAGCCTCATCTGCATTCTCTTCAGCCCGGCGAATGCAGATACTTGCGGCCTCCAGTCGCCCCATCCGGGCTAGGGCTAATGCCCGGTAGCTATAAAACGGCGACGTCCACCGGGGCCAGCCTTTGGCGCGCGCGAAGCGTATTCCTACCGCCGCCCATCGCGCCGCTTCTTTGGCCATGCCAAAGCCATGCAACTGCCACACCATTACCACAATTGTTGGTTCAACATAATACGACGGGAGTTGCGAAATATTACCTCTCAGCCACTCCTCTAAAACCTTTACGGACGCCCCAGGGTTCGAATCCGCAAGAACAAGTGAAGTTAATAACCCCAGGTGTCCTGGGCTGTACTTCCCTGCTTCAGGGGGCGGACATAGCGCCACCGCTTCGTCCCGCTCGTTCATGAGGTATAGCGTGAACGATAAATTTGCGCGAGCCACAAATTCGAGCTGCTCGACCTTTGGCGAAGGTGTGACCTTGCCGATTATGGCGAGCGTCTCGCGTAAGAATCGCTCTGCCACCAGCCGCTCTCCCATTAAGTGTGCCAAAAGCGCACGCTCGAAAATAACTCTTTGAATGTCCTGGGCGTCCGTAAAGTAAGTTAAAGACTGAATGGCTTTATCAAATGCCGCCTTTGCCTCCTGCAGACGATGCTGATCTCTAAGCGCTAACCCAAGAATTAAAGAGAGCCTGGCTTCTGATCCCCTGTCGCTAAACGCTTGCGCTAGACCCATACCTTCATGTGCCAAAGTTGCTGCCCTGCCAAAACGTCCGACCTGCCAATTGGCGTCAGCCGCAAGCAACAGCGCCCGACACAGGTCAGACGGTTGTTCGCCTTCACGATAATACACAAGTGCCGGCTCGATATATGCGAGTGCTTTACCGGGTTTGGGTTCCACCGGCGTAAACAAAAGAGCACCGCTTATAATCAGCCGGGTCTGCGCCTCGCCCTTTCTATCCCCGTGTCGCTTATATATAGATAACGCTTTCTCAAGCGCTTTCATACCTTCGTCGATATCGCCCTGCAGGGCCTTATCCTCACCATATACCAGAAGAAAGCTGGCATTGCGTAGCGGATCATCTGAGAGGCGCTCGGTTTTATGAGACTTAAGCTCTTGCCGATGGAGCTCGTTGTGCCGACTACCGCCAGTTGATCTAGTAGAATAATCGTTTAGATCTGGGCCTATCTTCTTATATAAGCTTATTGTCTTTTCACTCGGGGGGATACCCAGCTCCACATCTAGTATCTGCCGGCAGCTTTCAAATTGTTCCGCTATGCGGGTCGGTTGGTCTATAGCGGCATAGAGACGCATTAGGGACCGGTGCGCCCTCTCATCCAACGGATCTATGGCAAGCCAACGATGAGCATACGAGACGGCTACCTGATTCAGACCTGAAACAGCAAGACGTTGGACCAGTTCTCGCAGTACCCCGGCATGGATATCGGAGAGGCGCCTGCGTTCAGCCAAACACCAATCCTCGTTCATGTCCTCAAGAAAGTCTCCCCGGTAAATGCCGGCCGCCGCCACCAGAGACTTGATATCCGGTGTATCCCCATGAACCTCTTCCATGGCCCGAGCTTCGAAGATCGACGCGTCGGAGCTAAAATCCCGCTTTAAAGGGACACGCACCGCATCCCTGTGTATCTCCAAGACATCCTGCGGAGCACCACCCTTATTAAGGGCTTGCCTTAAGTGATGGAGTGCGGTGCGCAGGCTGCCCGCCGCCCTTTGCTCATCGACGTCACCCCAAAACATACCGCGCAGCGCATCGCGCCTGACCCATTCACCTTGCTTCCAGAAGACATATGCAGCGAGTTGGCGTACCTTCCCGGCAGGAATCGTAACTTCGCCATCCTGAGTTAATATGGCAAACTTTCCTAGCATCTGAACTTTAACCATAGATTTATTCCTTAATAAGTAAGGCTGCGGTATATCGCTACCTCAAAAGAAGAATATATATCGTTTGGCATGCGTTTGTTTAACAATTATAGTATGATCAAATCTTACTAACAAGATAAGCGGCACAAATTCACAATTTGAACCGGTAACCGGATACTTCAGAAAGCCAGAGGTCCTTCGCCTATTGTCTTATTTTTTTACAAAAGCTAGTATAAAATTAAAGCTTTTGTATACATAAGGAAACGCTTTCTTAAGTAAAACTTACGCATAATTCTCCATCATAAAGACAGAAGAGGTAAAGAGATGAATGGTCAGCAGCTACTGGAAAGAATCACTATCAACCCCGACCTTATGGTTGGCAAGCCAACCATAAGGGGTTTAAGAATTACTGTTGAGCAAATCTTAAAAGCACTAGCTAGTGGAATTTCCACTCAGGAATTACTTGACGACTATCCTGAATTAGAGCCTGAAGATATTAAAGCTGTTTTACTCTACGCTGCTGAGCTAGTAACCGAGGAGCAAGTTTTTGAAATTGGCAAAGGCGCTTAAGGATGCAGTACAAAAACTTAAAGTTTTTAGTGGATGTGGGAGTAGGTAAAAGGTTAGAAGAATGGCTTAAAGATCAGGGGTACGACTTAAAAAGCATAAGAGATATAGACCCTCGTATGCTCGACAAAGAAATACTGAAAGTGGCTGTCTTTGAAAACCGCATGGTTATTACGATGGACAAGGACTTTGGGGAGCTAGTTTTTAATTCCAGGTTGCCTCACGGAGGGGTTTTGCTGTTAAGGCTTGAAGATGCGAAATCCGACGAAAAAATCGAAATTATGAATAAGATATTAGACGAGCACTCAGATAAACTTCTAAACAAGTTTTGCGTTTATAAAAATGGGAGGTTGAGGATTAGAAAGTAAACGGTAATAGCTCTAATATTCAATGAAAAAGACTTCCGGGCTTTGTTGTGCGATATCCGTAGAAACGTCCCCTAGGCCGGAATCTTTACCGGACAGTAGTGACTAAGACCAGAAGTTCTGGCATTTCTAACAGGGCTTCTAGTTTCGGTGTGGAGGATAACGGGCTCGAACCGATGACCTCCTGCGTGCAAGGCAGGCGCTCTACCGACCGTTTCTGAACTGCGCCTCCCTCGTTGAAGCTAGGGGCGAAGTCTCATTTGTTGATTTTGAAAGATACGTCTAAATTAGTGGCTTACTTCAATTCGATTCAAGTGGTTGGTAAATTGGGCGAGTTCATTGCTAAAAGTGCGTGTTCCATAGGCCTTTGCTTGTTCAATAAGAACTTTATCAATAACACCAGCTATCACTCTCCGATTACTTCCCTAGCTAAGTTTTTAGATTAAGACAATAGTGACGGCAGACTCATCATGCGCATATATTAATGACACGATGACGGGACACTAAGAATTAGTTTTAGCTGTTCGAGGAGGCTGTCGAGGTCTGACCCCGACATTCAATCTTTCAAGACCGGTACCTGGGTTGGAATCGTTTTTATATGCCGATCGGCGGCCACGACTGTCGGATGATCTCAATTTTGTCATAACGAATTCAATTTATGTTTAAATATTGTCCACATGGTTACGATATTAATCATATGGACAATATTATAGCCATAAGTTATGATTGTTGCGGAGGCATCCTTTGAAAATAAATCGACCGTTAGATCAATTGTTTACAAATGAGGCAAGAATTCAGATTCTTAGAACGCTTTTTAAGTTCCCCGGTGAATTTACAGGTAGGCATATCTCTAGGTTAAGCAGCCTTCCCCATGCTACCTCCAGGCTAAACTTAAAAGCGCTTGAAGGTAGCGATATTCTTACTGTGAAACACGTTGGAAGAAGCAATCTTTATTCTTTAAACAAGAACAATATCTTATATCAACCGTTAGCTGCTTTATTCGAAGCTGAACAATCGGTAATGCGAGAACTTGAGGGTAGATTAACTCATGCGTTACGGGATAACCAGGACATAAGCAATAAACTAATCCATGCATCCCTCTATGGAAGCATAGTTAAAGAAGATGAGAGCCCTGATAGCGATATCGATCTATTTCTTCTATTCAAGGATGACATCGATAAATCAAAACTCGATGAGTTATTGGATCCCGTGAGAGAAGAAGTAAGTAAGCATTTTGGTAACCATCTTCACATAATGAGTTTTTACTGCAACAGGCGCAAAAACTGCGATGAGCTATTGAGTCTAAATCTCGTAAAAGAAGTAGCTCATTATGGTAAGAAACTTTACGGAGAAGACCTTGAGGAGGTTCTAGATCTTTGGCAAAAGGAGCAAAGACAGCGGCGACACATCCGGGCGAAGAAAAACTCTTCATAAATAAAGCAAGAAGGTTTCTTGAAGGCGCCAGAGAACTGCTCAAACAAAACAATCATGAAGGTGCCGCCGTGCTCGCAGTTCACTCCACAATTTCGAGTTGCGATGCGCTTACGGCAAAATTCCTTAGCTGCAGACATAAAGGCGAAAATCATGCTACGGTTGTAAACCTCCTTAAGACATTGCCCCTAAAAGACGTCACCGAGTTGGATACCAAAATCAAACAAATCACTGAGATCTTAACGAAGAAGACTCAGGCGGAATATGAAAGTAAGCCAATTAGGAAAGATGGTGTAGAAACGATGGTCGCCCAGGCATCCCGAATATATAGATGGGCTAAAGGCTTGGTAAGGTAAATCCCTTGAGCAAATACTAAGTATAATCACGCCACCCCCTGCCCTTGTTTTATGAAATGTAGGCTTTCGTTTTGCAAGCTTAGAATTATTTTCAGCACTGAAAAGTTCACGCTAAAATCCAAACTACCCCTTCGCGGATGTATATCGCTTATGCTGCCTCGTGCGGATTGGCCGTCAGGGATTTCTCCGGCGTGATGGTGAAGTCAACACCAAGCGCTGTTGCCAGTCTGAAAAGAGTGTCAAGTGTTGGCATCTGATTTCCACTTTCAAGCCTTGCTATCGCCGATTGGGTTGTTCCCATGCGCTCGGCGAGTTCCTCCTGAGTCAGTACGGCAGCAAGCCTTGCACCTATCATCGCTCGGCGAAACTTATATTGGGGTTTAAGCTCCTCGCGTGCTTCCCTAAACTCAGGGTCCCGGGCCTCCCTTTCGGCAATGTAATCTTTATGTTTCACTTTCCATCCTTTCCCTGTAGTCATTCATTCTTCGTAGGGCTGTTTCAATCTCAACTGGCGGCGTCTTTACTGTCTTCTTGGTGAAGGCGTGTAATAACACCAGGCGTTTCTCCGACGCGGCGAAGTAAAAAACCCTGTGCTGTGTCCGCCCGGTGGCGCGCAGCTCCCACAGTTTACCGCGAATGCTTCTAATGTGGGCGCCCCTAGTCCCAAGCCAAACGACTCTAAAAGGTCGAGGTCGTAAGTTATGCGAGTAGCTTCTTTAGTTTCGAGGGCGCCAAGGTACTCCACAACAGGGCACCTTCCGTTTGCGGTTTCGTAATAGATCAGGCACCACTGATTCACAGGTACAATATAGCATAGGTGCTATATATTGTCACCTAAAAAGCGGGCTATTTCTATTAAGATAAGCCCAAAACTGTTTAAAAACAGGCTCCTTTATATGCTGATATTCTATTCAGTTATCCACCGCCAAATTAGGCAGAAACTCTGTGCTTTTACAAACTTTCAAGACCGGTGCCTGGATTTAGGCGGTTTCTTTATCGATTTGCTGATATGTAACATCCGGCAAATGTGCTGTTTTTTTGGCATGTTCAATCGTCATACTGACCGTGTTGCCGTCAGCATCAAGGTCAATATAGAGTCTGAGATTTCTCTCGTTTCCTCAATCGGATTGTCTGAAAATTCTACAAGAGCCGTGTCGGTATCACTGAAATACTTAATTTTCATCGTTGTCCTCCTCCTCCTCAAACCCTCGACATTCACTTTACCGGTAGACATCTTTACGATGGCTAATTTTAACTATCCAAACCATATGATCGTTGTCCGCAACTGAATAGACGACACGATATCGTCCTTGCCGTATACGATATCTATCTTGACCGGTCAGCTTTTCGCAACCGGTAGGTCGTGGCTCTTCGGCCGGCATTTCAATGCGTTTTAGAATCTTCTTAATATCTTTTTTCGGTATCTGGGTGAAGTCTTTTTCGACAGATACTTTAAAGTAAATTCTATAGACGGCCATTTTCTTTTAATCTCTTAACCATTTCATCATAGCTGATCGAAGGCTCTTTGATCCTTTCTTCAAACGCTGCGATATCTTCGGCATCCTCACTAAGCGCCTCCCTAACGGCATCATTAACAATCTCCGATACCGACCGGAATGTTTCAACCGCTTTTAACTTTAGCGCTTTATGAAGTTCGGGATCTAAATATATAGTTGCTCGTTTTGTTCGGGTAGTCATAACGTCACCTCCTGGTTCTATATCATAAATCATAGCGCTATGACGTTATGACATCAAGGTTAATTTAGGGGACGAGCCCTGGCGCGTCTAGACGTGGTTTACAAGGCATGGTTTTACTTTAATACTTAAGACCCCATGATCTAAGAATAATCCCTTTGAGAGAGAAGTGTTAAACTCCTTCAATGACCGCTCTCAAGTCCTTGGCCGGTAACGTAAAGACATTGTTTCCGATCGGATATGATTCTTCCCCCGGATAAACGACAAACCCCTTCCCGCAAGATAGATCGTCGCACGCAATCCAGAACCCTTTTGAAACCTTTGGGCTTGCGGAATATTTTACTTCCACCGCAACAGGTCTATTTCCAGCATCAAGCAGCAATAAGTCAATTTCCGCGCCCGCGCTCGTGCGATAAAAAAATGCCCGCCAATTCTTTGGTATAAGCCCGATTATTTGCTCGACGATAAACCCCTCCCAAGAGCTGCCCAGTCCCGGATGACCCTGCAGGTCCTCAAATGTCCTGATTCCTAACAATGCATGAAGCAATCCCGAATCACGGATAAATACTTTCGGTGATTTTATCAACCTCTTCTTGGTATTGAAATGAGCCAGATAGCTTTCGGGATACCCACCCCTCAACCAGAGTTTTTGAATGCTGTCGTACCCTGTCTCTTCCATTGTAAACGGCGTCAACTCATGATAGATTATCCTGCCGGCCAAGCTTTCCGAGGCTTGTTTTATTAATGCGGGAGAGGCTGAGCCGAGTATAAGAAATCGCCCTCCTGCTCTCTTTTGGTCCACCAATGCCCGCAGAAGTGGGAAGAGTGACGGCATGCGTTGGATTTCATCGATGATGTAATATGAAATATCGGCTTTCATTTTGCAAGCTTAGAATTATTTTCAGCACTGAAAAGTTCACGATTACAGAAACGTATTATTCACATTTAATTAAGAGAAAATACGCCGGGACATAAGAGAGCGCCTCGGGTGAGGCGCTCTCTTGTCGTTCTTTTCTAATCAAGGTGTGAAGCTTGCGCTGCAAACTCGATTATTTGGTTGGATTATTTGTTAACCCAGACCGATACCATCTTGCTGGCCTCCGCGCGAGTTGCATGTGCGTTTGGCTTGAAGGTACCATCCGCGTAACCGCCGACAACACCTTGGTTTGCCGCGGTCAGAATATAGTCTTTCGCCCAATGGCTAGCTATATCACTGAAGCCCGCGCCCGAGGTATTGATTGTAAATCCAGCCGCAACAACAACGATCTTCGCGATTTCAGCGCGTGTGATCATCGCATTTGGCCTAAAGGTACCATCAGCGTAGCCGCCGATGATGCCTGCTGCCTTGGCAGCCTCGATGTAGCCCGCTGCCCAGTGGCCTGAGGTATCGCTAAAGGATGAGCCGGTTTTTGTACCAAGGCCCTTAGCCACAACAGCTATCTTCGCGAACTCCGCGCGCGTGATGTGACCACTCGGCTTGAAGGAGCCATCAGCGTAACCGGCGAGAATGCCCTTGGCTACGAGGTTTTCGATGAAGCTGAACGCCCAGTGTGTCGATAGAACGTCAGCGAACTTCGGGGCGACAACGCCGATGAAGCCGTTTGCGACCGTTGCGAGCCTGGTCGCGTTAGCAAAGCCGGTGTCGGTTGCGATGTAACGAACGTCGAGAACGATGTCGCCTGAAGCGCCCTTAGCACTGATATCGTAATTGATACCGCTGATCTTGATAGTGCTTGCGGTACCGCTCTTTGTGGTAACCGGGATCTTGATCGTGAATTTCTCGGCTGTCGCCGTTGTGCTTACGGTGCTCGCCGCGACAACGGTGCCGACAACTAGGTCGCCGCTTGTAACCTTAACGGTCGGAAGCGCGCCGAAGATGATTGCGTTGTCGGTGGTGTTCTGACCGAAGATGGTTAGATAAATAACACCGCTTGTAGCAAGGCTTCCAGCAGCGGCCTCGGTGATGGTGATGTCGCCGGCCGCCTGGTTCGGTGTGTTGACCTTCATTGCAGGCTTGCTTGCGGCTGCGACAGTTGCGATAGAGGTGGTGCCAAGTGTTGCGATTGTAACAGTCTTGGTGCCGCTAATACCGCCGCCGCTTACATCGGCCTGAATATCCCCGGTTGCGCCGGCCGGAATGTTGATCATCAGACCGCTGATGGTGATAACGCCGGCGCTAGAACTCTGGGCGTTAATCGTCCAGGTTGCCTCAGTAAAATCAGGGCTGAGTGAACCTGCCGTTGAGCTTGTTGTGTTGCTACCGACAGCGAATGTAATGCCGCCGGTTGCCGCAGCGGTCGGAGCCGACTGGAAGGTTCCGGTTTTTAGCTTTACTTTCAGTATGTTAGTGCCTGAAGAGGCCGAGAACGATTTTGCCTGGCTCTCAGTTAGTGTGATAGGTCCGGCTGCCTTGCCATTACCGGTTGTAACACTGGTCGCTGTTGCGGCGGCTGCGATCGTGCCGGAAACATCGAGTTTGGCAACGGCGACCGATGTCGGGTTGATAGGCGCCGGGCCTGTGCTCGTTACCGCGACTTTAATATCGCCGGTTGCCGCGGTGTTTGAAACGTCGAGCTTCAATGCGCCGAACTCGATTGTGCTGGCCTCGGTGCTCGCCTTGTTTACGGTAACCTCGAGTGCTTTACCGCTGTCGACTATCGTCATGGTCCCGAGTTCTAGGCTCGTGCCCGCCGTACTGGTGGTAACGGTGGTTATCGCAACCTGAGTCCAGGTTACACCGGCGTTCTCGATGCTGAGCTTGATTTTGTTGCCACCCTGGAACTGCGCCGCCGCGCTCTCTGTAAGCTTGATGCCGGCTACCGAGAGGCTGTTGCCGGTTGCGCTCAGCGACGTCTTGTCGCCGACGCGCGCTACCGCAACACCGTGCACGATCGTCGCGTTGCTATATGTGTTGGTTTCGGAACCTATAGCAACTTCAAACTTGACATCGCCGGTTGGCGTAGTAGCAAGTACAGCGTAGTTGATGTTGGTAAAGTCAATCTTGTCGGTCTTCGCACTATCGCCGTTAATCTTGAACTGCAGAGTATGCGAATTGATAAGCTGAATGCTCTTTGCGCCCGAGCCGCTAACTGACGGGATATTCGCAAAGGTGACGTTGCCAGTGGTGCCATTGCGATCCTTGAGTGTGACGGTGACCGTTGTATCGGCTACCGGAAACTCGGTTGTAAATGTTTCCTCAACCGTTACGTTGGCGGCTGCCCCACTTATTGCCCCGATTGCGACATTAGGCTTTGCGGGTACAGGGTTAACCTTATGGGCGAACGCCGCTACCGGAACCATTGTCAAGATCATCGCGACAACGAGTGTCATGGCAACAATTCTGTTTCTTCCTTTAATCATTAAAGCACCTTCCCTTCGAATTACATTGTTTAACATGTTTGTCTTAATATGTTCCACCTCCCCTCGCGACGGAATAAAATTATAAAGGCAATCCCATACAAGGTCTTGCCTTACACTTATTTAGACGACAGACAACCAAAATAGTTACGGTCTGTCCAATAATTAACGTAAAAACTTTTCTGCATACCCGAGAAACGCGGCGTGCCCGTCTTACTCATCGGGTGCGCTATCATCCTCGGTTTCCGCGATGGTCAGCGCCCGCGCTTCGCTCCTGTTTATATTCCCGGCCTTGTCCCGCGCCACGACAATCCATGTCCACGCGCCGGGCCTTAAATCCCTATCCATGAGATAGAAGCCATTGGTGATGCCGGCGATTTCGCGCGTCGAGCCGTCGAGGCTCAGGTATAGGTCGCTAGATTCGATGTCTTGGTCGGCCCCCCAGACAAACCTTGGCCGCGAGACGGCCGTCTCGATATTGGCCGGAGGCTCGATTAGTTTTATCGCGGGAGCTACGGTGTCTACTACGACTTTGGCTTTCTTATTCGCCGCCTGCCCGCCGCCACCCGAGACCTTAACGGAGTATTCACCGTCCGCGACTATGTTGCCGTCGATATCCTTGCCGTCCCAGACAAACTCCAGATTTCGTCCCGCTGTCTGCTCGGCGATTGTCGCGACCGGCACCGCGCCCCTGTACAGCTCGACCTTGAACTTGTCGGCCGCCGCCCCGCTTACGGTCACGGTTATCGAGTCTTTTGCGCCGTCCGCGTTCGGGCTGATGTATTTATCAGAAATATCGAGGCCCTCCACGGTGAACGGGGCGAGTGACGCCGACGCCTTGCTGCTCGACGAGCCCGCCGTCGCTTTCTCGACCAACCTCTTGACACTCGCCGTCATCATCGGCGTCTCGGCGCTTGCGGTGTTCTCATCATCGCCGGCGCTGTTCTTTGTTAGTCCGGCCGCCTTTGTCTCAGGTATCGCCTCGCTAACGCCATCGGCGTCCGCGGCGTCCGCGAGTTTCTTTGCCGTCCGCTCTCTGGCGGCGCTATCTATAGAGTCTATCTCGCCGGTAAGCTTGTCTTTCTCGACCGGCGGCACTACTTTCACTACCTTACCCGCTTCTTCAAGGCTTTCTTTCGCCTCTCGCGAGATGTCGGCGACTTGGGCGTCTTTACCCGATTTCGCCATACTTTTGGCCTCGTCTATCCTTCTCTGGGCAAAATCATAGTGGAGTTTCGCCTTGCCTTCGGGGTTGAGCGCAAGGGCTAGTTGAATTTTTTCCGCCGTCCGTTTGGCGGCGTAGAGCGGTGAGCCCGGCATGCTGTCGCCGGATGCGTAGACCAAACCGCCCGCCGCTATAACTATCGCCGCCGCGGCAGCCGCGGAGCTAAGAATAGCCTTGCGGAAGAAACTATTTATAACAAAGAGATTGGATTTAGTAGTTTGCGGCTCGCGCACTCTCGCCCTCGGTGTAGCGGGCACGCCGTTTTCGATTGCGGAGAGAAACTCGGCGCGCGCGGTCTTCGCGTATAGTTTCGATGGGCGCAATTCGGGATAACCGGGGTAGGCGGACTTGAGCGTGGCCGCCGCCTCCAGCAGCTCTTTTAGTTCGCGGCGCTGGTTGGGGTAGAGCTTCAGGCAATCTTCTATCGAAGCGCCCGAGTTCAACAGCTTTATGCTGTAGTCGAGCGCGTTCTCCAGTTTTTTGTTGTTCGCGTTTGCCTTTTCCACTCTGTATCCCTTGTTCTTATAGTTATAGCCTCAGCCTCGTAGCTCAGCCCTTTA contains:
- a CDS encoding nucleotidyltransferase domain-containing protein, whose translation is MKINRPLDQLFTNEARIQILRTLFKFPGEFTGRHISRLSSLPHATSRLNLKALEGSDILTVKHVGRSNLYSLNKNNILYQPLAALFEAEQSVMRELEGRLTHALRDNQDISNKLIHASLYGSIVKEDESPDSDIDLFLLFKDDIDKSKLDELLDPVREEVSKHFGNHLHIMSFYCNRRKNCDELLSLNLVKEVAHYGKKLYGEDLEEVLDLWQKEQRQRRHIRAKKNSS
- a CDS encoding ATP-binding protein, with the translated sequence MKADISYYIIDEIQRMPSLFPLLRALVDQKRAGGRFLILGSASPALIKQASESLAGRIIYHELTPFTMEETGYDSIQKLWLRGGYPESYLAHFNTKKRLIKSPKVFIRDSGLLHALLGIRTFEDLQGHPGLGSSWEGFIVEQIIGLIPKNWRAFFYRTSAGAEIDLLLLDAGNRPVAVEVKYSASPKVSKGFWIACDDLSCGKGFVVYPGEESYPIGNNVFTLPAKDLRAVIEGV
- a CDS encoding type II toxin-antitoxin system RelE/ParE family toxin, with translation MAVYRIYFKVSVEKDFTQIPKKDIKKILKRIEMPAEEPRPTGCEKLTGQDRYRIRQGRYRVVYSVADNDHMVWIVKISHRKDVYR
- a CDS encoding DUF433 domain-containing protein; its protein translation is MNGQQLLERITINPDLMVGKPTIRGLRITVEQILKALASGISTQELLDDYPELEPEDIKAVLLYAAELVTEEQVFEIGKGA
- a CDS encoding type II toxin-antitoxin system RelE/ParE family toxin; this translates as MRSIRGKLWELRATGRTQHRVFYFAASEKRLVLLHAFTKKTVKTPPVEIETALRRMNDYRERMESET
- a CDS encoding DUF5615 family PIN-like protein, yielding MQYKNLKFLVDVGVGKRLEEWLKDQGYDLKSIRDIDPRMLDKEILKVAVFENRMVITMDKDFGELVFNSRLPHGGVLLLRLEDAKSDEKIEIMNKILDEHSDKLLNKFCVYKNGRLRIRK
- a CDS encoding CopG family transcriptional regulator; its protein translation is MTTRTKRATIYLDPELHKALKLKAVETFRSVSEIVNDAVREALSEDAEDIAAFEERIKEPSISYDEMVKRLKENGRL
- a CDS encoding helix-turn-helix transcriptional regulator, translating into MTTGKGWKVKHKDYIAEREARDPEFREAREELKPQYKFRRAMIGARLAAVLTQEELAERMGTTQSAIARLESGNQMPTLDTLFRLATALGVDFTITPEKSLTANPHEAA
- a CDS encoding S-layer homology domain-containing protein, which encodes MIKGRNRIVAMTLVVAMILTMVPVAAFAHKVNPVPAKPNVAIGAISGAAANVTVEETFTTEFPVADTTVTVTLKDRNGTTGNVTFANIPSVSGSGAKSIQLINSHTLQFKINGDSAKTDKIDFTNINYAVLATTPTGDVKFEVAIGSETNTYSNATIVHGVAVARVGDKTSLSATGNSLSVAGIKLTESAAAQFQGGNKIKLSIENAGVTWTQVAITTVTTSTAGTSLELGTMTIVDSGKALEVTVNKASTEASTIEFGALKLDVSNTAATGDIKVAVTSTGPAPINPTSVAVAKLDVSGTIAAAATATSVTTGNGKAAGPITLTESQAKSFSASSGTNILKVKLKTGTFQSAPTAAATGGITFAVGSNTTSSTAGSLSPDFTEATWTINAQSSSAGVITISGLMINIPAGATGDIQADVSGGGISGTKTVTIATLGTTSIATVAAASKPAMKVNTPNQAAGDITITEAAAGSLATSGVIYLTIFGQNTTDNAIIFGALPTVKVTSGDLVVGTVVAASTVSTTATAEKFTIKIPVTTKSGTASTIKISGINYDISAKGASGDIVLDVRYIATDTGFANATRLATVANGFIGVVAPKFADVLSTHWAFSFIENLVAKGILAGYADGSFKPSGHITRAEFAKIAVVAKGLGTKTGSSFSDTSGHWAAGYIEAAKAAGIIGGYADGTFRPNAMITRAEIAKIVVVAAGFTINTSGAGFSDIASHWAKDYILTAANQGVVGGYADGTFKPNAHATRAEASKMVSVWVNK
- a CDS encoding HEPN domain-containing protein, translating into MAKGAKTAATHPGEEKLFINKARRFLEGARELLKQNNHEGAAVLAVHSTISSCDALTAKFLSCRHKGENHATVVNLLKTLPLKDVTELDTKIKQITEILTKKTQAEYESKPIRKDGVETMVAQASRIYRWAKGLVR